A window of Aliarcobacter trophiarum LMG 25534 contains these coding sequences:
- a CDS encoding HU family DNA-binding protein, whose translation MNKAEFIDAVAAKAGLSKKDAKGAVDAVLETITEALVKKDSVSFIGFGTFQTAARAAREARVPGTDKTVKVPATTVAKFKVGKALKEAVAK comes from the coding sequence ATGAACAAAGCTGAATTTATTGATGCAGTTGCTGCAAAAGCAGGTTTATCAAAAAAAGATGCAAAAGGTGCAGTTGATGCAGTATTAGAAACTATTACAGAGGCTTTAGTAAAAAAAGATTCTGTTAGTTTTATAGGGTTTGGTACGTTCCAAACAGCTGCTAGAGCTGCTAGAGAGGCTAGAGTTCCAGGAACTGACAAAACTGTAAAAGTTCCTGCTACAACAGTTGCTAAATTTAAAGTTGGAAAAGCTTTAAAAGAGGCTGTTGCTAAATAA
- the mltG gene encoding endolytic transglycosylase MltG, producing the protein MNIIDEVILKSGGFIQSGWIDVEQTKLTKMDFLIKLLTSKAALKTVTLIPGETSHFFLKKISTEFALDENRLQKIYNEHSYKLDGNILADSYSLPVGMSEEYILFYLFSQTNKKYEEFSKKIFGQYDKEKWYRYITLASVIQKEAATINEMPIVASVIHNRLKKNMALQMDGTLNYGKYSNSVVTADRIRNDESSYNTYKNRGLPKDPVCAVSLDSIKAAIFPVKSNYLYFVRDNKTGLHKFSNDYETHQNNINANVGVAKTYTKVNDKPSDIDNEAMDIMKNDISNQKAPSIKDLFNSVN; encoded by the coding sequence ATGAATATAATTGATGAGGTTATTTTAAAATCTGGTGGTTTTATTCAAAGTGGTTGGATTGATGTTGAACAAACAAAATTAACTAAAATGGATTTTTTAATAAAACTTCTTACATCAAAGGCTGCTTTAAAAACAGTTACTTTAATTCCTGGTGAAACTTCACACTTTTTCTTAAAAAAAATTTCAACAGAATTTGCTTTAGATGAGAATAGACTTCAAAAAATTTACAATGAACACTCTTATAAACTAGATGGAAATATTTTAGCAGATAGCTACTCTTTACCAGTTGGAATGAGCGAGGAGTATATATTATTTTATCTATTTTCTCAAACAAACAAAAAATATGAAGAGTTCTCTAAAAAAATATTTGGACAATATGACAAAGAGAAATGGTATAGATATATAACTTTAGCTTCAGTTATACAAAAAGAAGCAGCAACAATAAATGAGATGCCAATAGTTGCCAGTGTAATTCACAATAGACTTAAAAAAAATATGGCACTTCAAATGGATGGAACACTAAACTATGGAAAATACTCAAACAGTGTTGTAACTGCTGATAGAATAAGAAATGATGAGAGTTCTTACAATACTTACAAAAATAGAGGTTTACCAAAAGATCCTGTTTGTGCGGTTAGTTTAGATTCAATAAAAGCTGCAATTTTTCCTGTAAAAAGTAACTATTTATATTTTGTAAGAGACAATAAAACAGGGCTCCATAAATTTTCAAATGATTATGAAACACATCAAAATAATATAAATGCGAATGTAGGAGTGGCAAAAACTTATACAAAAGTAAATGATAAACCAAGTGATATAGATAATGAAGCTATGGATATTATGAAAAATGATATTTCAAATCAAAAGGCACCTTCAATAAAAGATTTATTTAATAGTGTAAATTAA
- a CDS encoding c-type cytochrome — protein sequence MKKIVLATTLLAATFAFANPYAACVACHGANGEKVALGKSKIIKDLTKAEFVAALKGYQDGTYGGPMKGMMTGQVKGMSEATMQELADKIVK from the coding sequence ATGAAGAAAATAGTTTTAGCAACAACACTTTTAGCAGCAACTTTTGCATTTGCAAATCCTTACGCAGCATGTGTAGCATGTCATGGTGCAAATGGAGAAAAAGTAGCTTTAGGTAAATCTAAAATTATCAAAGATCTAACAAAAGCTGAATTTGTAGCTGCTTTAAAAGGTTATCAAGATGGAACTTATGGTGGTCCTATGAAAGGTATGATGACAGGTCAAGTAAAAGGTATGTCAGAAGCTACAATGCAAGAACTTGCAGATAAAATAGTAAAATAA
- a CDS encoding class II aldolase and adducin N-terminal domain-containing protein, protein MLNQDTVKLLSELSLSMFTKNFFGIFQGAISAKLDHEHFMINAKDAVFDNLDEKSFCTLNMNKPDYRWNIASKDAYTHSAIYTNIHEAKYIAFGMPIYTTAYTLGHDNIIFEDYFGKTFFGEVPIYNPGDLSTWKARSALEITKSIKNTEHNLLVIKGIGTYIYDRDIHELVKKIAILENSCRLLSIKSTFR, encoded by the coding sequence ATGTTAAATCAAGATACAGTAAAACTACTATCAGAACTATCACTATCAATGTTTACAAAAAATTTCTTTGGTATCTTTCAAGGTGCTATTTCTGCTAAGCTAGATCATGAACACTTTATGATAAATGCAAAAGATGCAGTTTTTGATAATTTAGATGAAAAGTCTTTTTGTACTTTAAATATGAACAAACCAGACTATAGATGGAATATAGCAAGTAAAGATGCATATACTCATTCAGCTATATATACAAATATTCATGAAGCAAAATATATTGCATTTGGAATGCCAATTTATACAACAGCATATACTCTAGGTCATGATAATATAATTTTTGAAGATTATTTTGGGAAAACGTTTTTTGGAGAAGTTCCAATATATAATCCTGGAGATTTATCAACATGGAAAGCAAGAAGTGCTTTGGAAATTACAAAATCTATAAAAAATACAGAACATAATCTACTTGTAATTAAAGGGATTGGTACATATATTTATGATAGAGATATTCATGAACTTGTTAAAAAAATAGCAATTTTGGAAAACTCTTGTAGGCTTTTAAGTATCAAAAGTACCTTTAGATGA
- a CDS encoding C40 family peptidase yields MLNIFRYFATILAISLLFTACSQKKPIEKPTIFEEKQDIIEKLSKKVDDTSIYIEKDAYFNNYFKPWKQERLSYKELEAKWGFSYRYKKVYLENHQLATTEWFDKKIDNANFENYNKEPKKAITLKNTNVRVLPTNSPMFYNPSLPGEGFPFDYNQNSLLKINTPLLVSHLSKDRAWAFVESHFVGGWVEINSIAFVDDDFIKEFTSNDYFIATKEKFAIYDPIFREYIKVGTIFPKKDESYIVAKKDDSLNAKIAYINIEDMYVEQMPLAYTYENRTKILKEFIDEPYGWAGLLNNRDCSSFTQDYFSVFGKYLHRNSKAQTTNGKYYDISQLNLDEKKEFIRKNGVPFSTLVYLKGHIMLYMGIENNEPLVVHNVWSVKLKDKDNKEFRYIIGKTAITTLEPAKEQEGFTQDSNILNKVLGITIL; encoded by the coding sequence ATGTTAAATATTTTTAGATATTTTGCTACTATTTTAGCAATATCTCTTTTATTTACTGCTTGTAGTCAAAAAAAGCCAATAGAAAAACCAACAATTTTTGAAGAAAAACAAGATATTATTGAAAAACTATCAAAAAAAGTAGATGATACCTCTATTTACATAGAGAAAGATGCCTATTTTAATAATTATTTTAAACCTTGGAAACAAGAAAGATTATCTTACAAAGAACTAGAAGCAAAATGGGGATTTTCATATAGATATAAAAAAGTATATCTTGAAAATCACCAATTGGCTACAACAGAGTGGTTTGATAAAAAGATTGATAATGCAAATTTTGAAAACTATAACAAAGAGCCTAAAAAAGCAATAACTTTAAAAAATACAAATGTAAGAGTATTACCGACAAATTCTCCAATGTTTTATAATCCTAGTTTGCCAGGAGAGGGTTTTCCTTTTGATTATAATCAAAATTCACTCCTTAAAATCAATACTCCATTATTGGTTTCTCATCTATCAAAAGATAGAGCTTGGGCATTTGTTGAGTCCCATTTTGTAGGTGGTTGGGTTGAGATAAATAGTATAGCCTTTGTAGATGATGATTTTATAAAAGAGTTTACATCAAATGATTATTTTATAGCTACAAAAGAGAAATTTGCTATTTATGACCCTATTTTTAGAGAGTATATAAAAGTTGGTACAATTTTTCCAAAAAAAGATGAAAGCTATATTGTTGCAAAGAAAGATGATAGTTTAAATGCAAAAATAGCATATATTAATATAGAAGATATGTATGTAGAGCAAATGCCTTTGGCTTATACTTACGAAAATCGTACTAAAATTTTAAAAGAGTTTATAGATGAACCATATGGTTGGGCTGGGCTTTTAAACAATAGAGATTGCTCTAGCTTTACACAAGATTATTTTAGTGTTTTTGGAAAATATCTTCATAGAAACTCTAAAGCACAAACAACGAATGGAAAGTATTATGATATTTCTCAACTAAATTTGGATGAGAAAAAAGAGTTTATAAGAAAAAATGGTGTCCCTTTCTCAACTTTAGTATATTTAAAAGGGCATATAATGCTATACATGGGTATAGAAAATAATGAACCTTTGGTTGTTCATAATGTTTGGAGTGTAAAATTAAAAGATAAAGACAATAAAGAGTTTAGATATATAATAGGGAAAACTGCTATTACCACACTTGAACCAGCAAAGGAGCAAGAGGGGTTTACACAAGATAGTAATATATTAAATAAAGTTTTGGGAATAACAATTTTATAG
- a CDS encoding YhdP family protein: MDIKNIEYKSEKKSTNSSIEDIKNNLEILPNVLKWFQNINIEKLSINDNVVKVVFNEDVLSVENKFFLLDSKIDVLSKEVSLDIINLYLKDYNILFKGKARIDYFYEELKYFGDIYYEDLIINGNVDISKGVVKFFIKSDYFKDIHFLKKYLDLPDIANSWMYDNVRGDFKLDWFYGEFDLNKNEIIEKTLQGEAFIQNAKIRFENSLDEIETSRVDVNFKNSTLHFNLINAIYKGKNLKNSFVTIKDIADENSGLVLVNIETKSSLDRDILDILKAYNVVVPVLQKNGETEAKLLLSFPYAEDKPIGYNGVFIAEKSNISISGFDFQTDGAKVILDNNLLYIKDASFVFQDIVDAKTDLKLDLNSLKADGNAYINRVLIKDNNGSKVLDINNKNSFILMDFSKNVDILLKDLSTTIKYDKFLTIDIGDISKIYNYSDILKQNSIKNGNISLKIIDKDKIDFKGFVGGFSSIIKKENKDVNSLEFYGSIDKEGTEISSQDNSIKLNLRDNIALFLDGYEIYFDSNLTKNSKLDFDANIDLKNCKLFIDEEEYKIKVADLFIKKDLISFNATLSDLNIPIKKDNQELKELNIVGKYKNNILDINTKTDDIFLRVKDGQITIKLDGYDIYYDTKYINIHENTENIGIIGTKSNIVIDNRNKILADFYELNINKDRKFFYLEFEDSKVSFTNIGENIDIYIAKLNEKFINSFANSNILDGGSINLYANGTTKSIKGKLLVEDSSLKNVSVLNNIMFFIESSPAFINPLLAIPAVFGLNKLGIYKIKEGVVEFDYDSDKNVINIKDLQTVGNGMDFEGEGVLDLGNKELNVKLNLIFLKTYSSIFEYIPIVNYILLGDEKRVETQIQLTGDLNDPVITTNLFKDGFNAPLNIFKRVFTTPSNLIDNFNKVNQTGDEK; encoded by the coding sequence TTGGATATTAAAAATATTGAATATAAATCAGAAAAAAAGTCGACAAATAGTTCAATAGAGGATATAAAAAATAATTTAGAGATTTTACCAAATGTATTAAAATGGTTCCAAAATATTAATATAGAAAAACTTTCAATCAATGATAATGTAGTTAAAGTAGTATTTAATGAAGATGTTTTAAGTGTCGAAAATAAGTTTTTTTTACTTGACTCAAAAATAGATGTTTTATCCAAAGAGGTTTCACTAGATATTATTAATTTATACCTAAAAGATTACAATATTTTATTTAAGGGAAAAGCTAGAATTGACTATTTTTATGAAGAGTTAAAATATTTTGGTGATATTTACTATGAAGATTTAATAATTAATGGAAATGTTGATATTTCAAAAGGAGTAGTTAAATTTTTTATAAAAAGTGACTACTTTAAAGATATACATTTCTTAAAAAAATATCTTGATTTACCAGATATTGCAAACTCTTGGATGTATGATAATGTAAGAGGAGATTTCAAATTAGATTGGTTTTATGGGGAATTTGATTTAAATAAAAATGAGATAATAGAGAAAACTCTTCAAGGTGAAGCTTTTATTCAAAATGCAAAAATAAGGTTTGAAAATAGTTTAGATGAGATAGAAACAAGTAGAGTTGATGTAAATTTCAAAAATAGCACTTTACATTTTAATTTAATCAATGCAATATATAAAGGGAAAAATCTTAAAAATAGTTTTGTGACAATAAAAGATATTGCAGATGAAAACAGTGGTTTGGTTTTGGTAAATATAGAGACTAAGAGCTCTTTAGATAGAGATATTTTAGATATTTTAAAGGCTTATAATGTAGTTGTTCCTGTTTTGCAAAAAAATGGAGAAACAGAGGCTAAACTTCTTCTATCTTTTCCTTATGCAGAAGATAAGCCTATAGGTTATAATGGAGTTTTTATAGCAGAAAAATCAAATATTTCAATTTCTGGTTTTGATTTTCAAACAGATGGTGCAAAAGTTATTTTAGATAATAATTTGTTGTATATCAAAGATGCTAGTTTTGTTTTTCAAGATATTGTAGATGCAAAAACAGATTTAAAATTGGACTTAAATAGTCTAAAAGCAGATGGAAATGCATATATAAATAGAGTTTTAATAAAAGATAATAATGGCTCAAAAGTTTTAGATATTAACAATAAAAATAGTTTTATTCTTATGGATTTTAGTAAAAATGTAGATATTTTATTAAAAGATTTAAGTACAACTATAAAATATGATAAGTTTTTAACTATAGATATAGGTGATATTTCAAAAATATATAACTACTCAGATATTTTAAAACAAAATAGTATAAAAAATGGAAATATATCTTTAAAAATTATAGATAAGGATAAAATTGATTTTAAAGGTTTTGTTGGTGGCTTTTCAAGCATTATAAAAAAAGAGAATAAAGATGTAAATAGTTTAGAATTTTATGGAAGCATTGATAAAGAAGGAACAGAAATCTCTTCTCAAGACAACTCTATAAAATTGAATTTAAGAGATAATATAGCGCTATTTTTAGATGGATATGAGATATATTTTGATAGTAATCTAACTAAAAATAGTAAGCTTGATTTTGATGCAAATATTGATTTGAAAAATTGTAAATTGTTTATCGATGAAGAAGAGTATAAAATAAAAGTTGCCGATTTATTTATAAAAAAAGATTTAATATCTTTTAATGCAACTTTATCTGATTTAAATATACCTATAAAAAAAGATAATCAAGAGCTAAAAGAGTTAAATATTGTAGGAAAATATAAAAACAATATTTTGGATATAAATACAAAAACGGATGATATTTTTTTAAGAGTTAAAGATGGACAAATAACTATAAAATTAGATGGTTATGATATATATTATGATACAAAATATATTAATATACATGAGAATACTGAAAATATAGGTATTATAGGAACAAAATCAAATATAGTTATAGATAATAGAAACAAAATTTTAGCAGATTTTTATGAGTTAAATATCAATAAAGATAGAAAATTCTTCTATTTAGAGTTTGAAGATAGTAAAGTAAGTTTTACAAATATAGGAGAAAATATAGATATTTATATAGCAAAACTAAATGAAAAATTTATAAACTCCTTTGCAAATAGTAATATTTTAGATGGAGGGAGTATAAATCTTTATGCAAATGGAACTACAAAAAGCATAAAAGGAAAATTACTAGTAGAAGATAGTAGTCTAAAAAATGTGAGTGTTTTAAATAATATTATGTTTTTTATTGAAAGTTCACCAGCTTTTATAAATCCTCTTTTAGCAATTCCTGCTGTTTTTGGTCTAAATAAGTTGGGAATTTATAAGATAAAAGAGGGTGTAGTTGAGTTTGATTATGATAGTGATAAAAATGTAATTAATATAAAAGATTTGCAAACAGTTGGAAATGGTATGGATTTTGAAGGAGAAGGAGTATTAGATTTAGGTAATAAAGAGTTAAATGTAAAATTAAATCTAATATTTCTAAAGACCTACTCATCTATATTTGAATATATTCCAATAGTAAATTATATTTTATTAGGAGATGAAAAAAGAGTTGAAACACAAATTCAATTAACTGGAGATTTAAATGATCCAGTAATTACTACAAATCTCTTTAAAGATGGTTTTAATGCACCTTTGAATATATTTAAAAGAGTATTCACTACTCCTTCAAATTTAATAGATAATTTTAATAAAGTAAATCAAACAGGTGATGAAAAGTAG
- a CDS encoding NADP-dependent isocitrate dehydrogenase: MAQIIYTKVDEAPALATYSFLPIVQAFTKSSGIEMVQKDISLAGRIISTFPEKLKAEQKIGDALSELGDMTQDPKANIIKLPNISASIPQLKAAIAELQSKGYNVPNYDESPETTAKYSKILGSAVNPVLREGNSDRRAPGAVKNYAKNNPHKMGEWKKDSKTNVAHMYSNDFFGNEVSTTLNNADNFKVTFIGKDGKEAVLKESLKLENGEVVDATKMSAKALQEFYQKGIDEAKKADVLLSLHLKATMMKVSDPIMFGFAVKVYFKDLIAKHGTTFDKLGVNFNNGLGDLYSKLDQVDDAKRAEILADIDAVYAKQPRLAMVNSAKGITNLHVPSDVIIDASMPAMIRGGGKMWNIEDKEEDTLAMIPDRCYATTYQIIIDDCKKHGALDPKTMGTVPNVGLMAKKAEEYGSHDKTFQAIGDGKIVVTNSAGESVFSLDVDKDDIFRMCQTKDEPIKDWVKLAVNRAKLSNTPAVFWLDKNRGHDAQMIAKVEKYLKDFDLTGLEISIKSPDDAMQYSLDRMRKGLDTISVTGNVFRDYNTDLFPILELGTSAKMLSIVPLMQGGGLFETGAGGSAPKHVQQLQEENYLRWDSLGEFMALAASFDHLSNTQNNKKAAVLSKTLDKATGTFLINDKSPARKIGSIDNRGSHFYLAMYWADELASQNDDAELKAEFAPIAKALNENEAQILKELTEVQGKSANTGGYYLFDDELTSKVMRPSTTLNKIIG; the protein is encoded by the coding sequence ATGGCACAAATTATTTACACAAAAGTTGATGAGGCACCTGCACTTGCAACATACTCATTTTTACCAATCGTACAAGCTTTTACAAAAAGTTCTGGTATTGAAATGGTTCAAAAAGATATTTCACTAGCTGGAAGAATTATTTCGACTTTTCCTGAAAAATTAAAAGCAGAACAAAAAATTGGTGATGCTTTAAGTGAATTAGGAGACATGACACAAGACCCAAAAGCAAATATTATTAAGCTACCAAATATATCTGCTTCAATTCCTCAATTAAAAGCTGCTATTGCTGAGCTTCAATCAAAAGGTTATAATGTTCCAAATTATGATGAGAGCCCAGAGACTACTGCAAAATATTCAAAAATCTTGGGTTCAGCTGTAAACCCTGTATTAAGAGAAGGAAATAGTGATAGAAGAGCCCCTGGAGCTGTTAAAAACTATGCAAAAAATAACCCTCATAAAATGGGAGAGTGGAAAAAAGATTCAAAAACAAATGTAGCGCATATGTATTCAAATGACTTTTTTGGAAATGAAGTTTCAACTACTTTGAATAATGCTGATAACTTTAAAGTTACATTTATAGGTAAAGATGGGAAAGAGGCTGTTTTAAAAGAGAGCTTAAAACTTGAAAATGGTGAAGTTGTAGATGCTACAAAAATGAGTGCAAAAGCTCTTCAAGAGTTCTATCAAAAAGGAATAGATGAAGCGAAGAAAGCTGATGTTCTATTATCTTTACACCTAAAAGCAACAATGATGAAAGTATCAGATCCTATTATGTTTGGATTTGCTGTAAAAGTATATTTTAAAGATTTAATAGCAAAACATGGAACAACTTTTGATAAATTAGGAGTAAATTTCAACAATGGATTAGGAGATTTATACTCTAAACTAGACCAAGTTGATGATGCAAAAAGAGCTGAAATTTTAGCTGATATTGATGCTGTTTATGCAAAACAACCAAGACTTGCAATGGTAAACTCTGCAAAAGGTATCACAAATTTACATGTACCTTCTGATGTTATTATAGATGCTTCAATGCCTGCTATGATTAGAGGTGGTGGAAAAATGTGGAATATAGAGGATAAAGAAGAAGATACTTTAGCAATGATTCCAGATAGATGTTATGCTACAACATATCAAATTATTATTGATGATTGTAAAAAACATGGAGCTTTGGATCCAAAAACGATGGGAACAGTTCCAAATGTTGGTTTAATGGCAAAAAAAGCTGAAGAGTATGGAAGCCACGATAAAACTTTCCAAGCTATAGGTGATGGAAAAATTGTTGTTACAAATAGTGCAGGAGAGTCTGTATTTAGTCTTGATGTTGATAAAGATGATATCTTTAGAATGTGTCAAACTAAAGATGAACCAATTAAAGATTGGGTAAAACTAGCTGTTAATAGAGCAAAATTATCAAATACTCCTGCAGTATTCTGGTTAGATAAAAATAGAGGCCATGATGCACAAATGATAGCTAAGGTTGAGAAATATTTAAAAGATTTTGATTTAACAGGTCTTGAAATATCTATAAAATCTCCAGATGATGCAATGCAATATTCACTTGATAGAATGAGAAAAGGTCTTGATACTATTAGTGTTACTGGAAATGTATTTAGAGATTACAATACTGACCTATTCCCAATTTTAGAGCTAGGAACATCTGCAAAAATGCTTTCTATTGTTCCATTAATGCAAGGTGGAGGGTTATTTGAAACAGGAGCTGGTGGTTCTGCACCAAAACATGTTCAACAACTTCAAGAAGAGAACTACTTAAGATGGGATAGTTTAGGTGAATTTATGGCACTTGCTGCTTCATTTGACCACTTATCAAATACTCAAAATAATAAAAAAGCTGCTGTTTTATCTAAAACTTTAGATAAAGCAACAGGAACATTTTTAATAAATGATAAATCTCCAGCTAGAAAAATTGGAAGTATAGATAATAGAGGAAGCCATTTCTATCTTGCAATGTACTGGGCAGATGAGTTAGCATCTCAAAATGATGATGCTGAGCTTAAAGCTGAGTTTGCACCAATTGCAAAAGCTTTAAATGAAAATGAAGCACAAATTTTAAAAGAACTTACAGAAGTTCAAGGAAAGAGCGCAAATACTGGTGGATATTATTTATTTGATGATGAATTAACTTCAAAAGTTATGAGACCATCTACTACACTAAATAAAATAATTGGTTAA
- a CDS encoding malate dehydrogenase, translating into MNNKTIGIVGVGNVGSSLAFSLALSSLCNKILLKDIREDYTKAMALDISQACKTTNNKTKIKACIENSEFKDCDIVVITAGVARKPNMSREELLYTNEKIINSIFDDILENNPKAIFLIVSNPLDAMVYVALKKTKLPRNRVFGMAGTLDSARFKYYIDEKIDFPYEKIEAMVIGAHSNTMLPLINHAKIDGKKIVDILKKDDLDYILDSTKNGGAKVVELLKTGSAYFAPSYSCFLLCKAIIEDSKNIFQVSTLLIKDYGYEDITLGVPAIIGKNGIEKIIELDLSSKEKEELEISAKTVENSINIFKIKKNNFKT; encoded by the coding sequence TTGAATAATAAAACTATTGGAATAGTAGGAGTTGGAAATGTTGGCTCTAGTTTGGCTTTTAGCTTAGCTTTGAGTAGTTTATGTAATAAAATCTTATTAAAAGATATAAGAGAAGATTATACAAAAGCTATGGCTCTTGATATTTCACAAGCTTGTAAAACTACAAATAATAAAACAAAAATAAAAGCTTGTATAGAAAATAGTGAATTTAAAGATTGTGATATTGTTGTAATAACAGCAGGAGTAGCAAGAAAACCAAATATGAGTAGAGAAGAGTTGCTTTATACAAATGAAAAAATCATAAACTCAATATTTGATGACATTTTAGAAAATAATCCAAAGGCTATATTTTTAATTGTCTCAAATCCACTAGATGCAATGGTTTATGTAGCTTTAAAAAAGACAAAACTTCCTAGAAATAGAGTTTTTGGAATGGCTGGAACTTTAGATAGTGCAAGATTTAAATACTATATCGATGAAAAAATAGATTTTCCTTATGAAAAGATAGAAGCTATGGTAATAGGTGCACATTCAAATACAATGCTTCCTTTGATAAACCATGCAAAAATTGATGGTAAGAAGATAGTTGATATTTTAAAAAAAGATGATTTAGATTATATTTTAGATAGTACAAAAAATGGTGGGGCTAAAGTAGTAGAGTTATTAAAAACAGGCTCAGCTTATTTTGCACCTTCTTATTCTTGCTTTTTACTTTGTAAAGCTATTATAGAAGATAGTAAAAATATTTTTCAAGTTTCAACTTTACTTATAAAAGATTATGGTTATGAAGATATAACTCTAGGAGTACCTGCTATAATTGGTAAAAATGGTATTGAAAAGATTATAGAACTAGATTTAAGTAGCAAAGAGAAAGAAGAACTAGAAATATCTGCTAAAACTGTTGAAAATAGTATTAATATTTTCAAAATAAAAAAAAATAATTTTAAAACTTGA
- the rsmH gene encoding 16S rRNA (cytosine(1402)-N(4))-methyltransferase RsmH — protein MQDIPHIPVLYYEVLNSFKDIKGGYIIDCTTGYAGHSSGLLEQNSEVKLICNDQDDEALEFSKKRLNEFESRVKFNKGNFDSVITTYKSYDIRGILADIGVSSLQLDKLDRGFSFNSQNLDMRMDQNQSLDAATVINSYSQLELEHIFKEYGEIREYKRIASLIVQNRPFYSAKELAEFFYNKLPKGKIHPATLIFQAIRIEVNDELGVLDRLFKSIEEIKPKDCIVAIISFHSLEDRVVKNYFKKWSESCICPKEAFRCECGNSHSLGKIITKKPIIATSFEIKQNPRSRSAKLRVFRFV, from the coding sequence TTGCAAGATATACCACATATTCCTGTTTTATATTATGAAGTTTTAAATAGTTTTAAAGATATAAAAGGTGGATACATTATAGATTGTACTACTGGATATGCAGGACATAGTAGTGGCTTATTGGAGCAAAATAGTGAAGTAAAGTTAATTTGCAACGATCAAGATGATGAGGCTTTAGAATTTAGTAAAAAAAGATTAAACGAGTTTGAAAGTAGAGTCAAGTTTAATAAAGGAAATTTTGATAGTGTTATAACTACATACAAAAGTTATGATATAAGGGGAATTTTAGCAGATATTGGAGTATCATCTTTACAACTTGATAAACTTGATAGAGGTTTTAGTTTTAATTCACAAAATCTAGATATGAGAATGGATCAAAATCAAAGTTTAGATGCTGCAACTGTTATAAATTCTTATTCTCAGCTGGAACTTGAACATATTTTTAAAGAGTATGGAGAGATAAGAGAGTATAAAAGAATTGCCTCTTTAATCGTTCAAAATAGACCATTTTATAGTGCAAAAGAGCTTGCAGAGTTTTTTTATAATAAACTTCCTAAAGGAAAAATTCACCCAGCTACTTTAATTTTTCAAGCAATTAGAATTGAAGTAAATGATGAATTAGGTGTTTTAGATAGATTATTCAAATCTATTGAAGAAATAAAACCAAAAGATTGTATTGTTGCAATAATATCTTTTCACTCTTTAGAAGATAGAGTTGTAAAAAATTATTTTAAAAAATGGAGTGAAAGTTGTATTTGTCCAAAAGAAGCTTTTAGATGTGAGTGTGGAAACAGTCACTCTTTAGGTAAAATTATTACAAAAAAGCCTATAATAGCAACTTCTTTTGAGATAAAACAAAATCCAAGAAGCAGAAGTGCAAAGTTAAGGGTATTTAGATTTGTTTAA